A genomic window from Silene latifolia isolate original U9 population chromosome 11, ASM4854445v1, whole genome shotgun sequence includes:
- the LOC141612428 gene encoding beta-amylase 1, chloroplastic, with translation MAMSLAHQIGALSGTPLTVESSTSSNTDSSISATTTTAMWKTPHPALKCKVKGGIGETTTMDMLSPPVSPCRSPLRADISAACQAFTGISELEIEHAAVDKTAAEKAGKGVPVYVMMPLDSVKMDNTVNRRKAMNASLQALKSAGVEGIMMDVWWGLVERDNPGEYNWGGYVELIEMAHKHGLKVQAVMSFHQCGGNVGDSVTIPLPNWVMEEMHKDPDLAYTDQWGRRNYEYVSLSADTLPVLKGRTPVQCYADFMRAFRDQFKGLLGDTIVEIQVGMGPAGELRYPSYPEQDGTWRFPGIGAFQCFDKYMVSSLKAAAEAAGKPEWGHSGPTDAGNYNNWPEDTQFFRKEGGGWSSPYGEFFLTWYSQMLLDHGERILSSATSIFKDTGVKISVKIAGIHWHYGSRSHAPELTAGYYNTRFRDGYLPIAQMLARHGAIFNFTCIEMRDHEQPQDALCAPEKLVRQVALATQEAQVPLAGENALPRYDESAHEQILNASALNVDENSGDREMCAFTYLRMNPDLFHPDNWRKFVGFVKKMKEGKDANKCREEVEREAEHFVHVTQPLVQEAAVALMH, from the exons ATGGCAATGAGTCTAGCACATCAAATTGGAGCATTATCAGGAACACCATTAACAGTCGAATCATCAACATCAAGCAACACAGATTCATCAAtttcagcaacaacaacaacagcaatgTGGAAAACACCACACCCAGCTTTAAAATGCAAGGTAAAAGGCGGCATCGGAGAAACGACGACAATGGACATGTTATCGCCACCAGTAAGTCCATGCCGTTCGCCGCTGAGGGCGGATATCTCCGCCGCGTGCCAGGCCTTCACCGGAATATCGGAGTTGGAGATAGAGCACGCGGCGGTAGATAAAACCGCGGCGGAAAAGGCGGGGAAAGGTGTGCCAGTGTATGTGATGATGCCGTTAGATAGTGTGAAGATGGATAATACAGTGAATAGGAGGAAGGCGATGAATGCGAGTTTGCAGGCGTTGAAGAGTGCAGGTGTGGAAGGGATAATGATGGATGTGTGGTGGGGTTTGGTTGAGAGAGATAATCCTGGAGAGTATAATTGGGGTGGTTATGTTGAATTGATTGAAATGGCGCATAAACATGGTCTTAAAGTTCAAGCTGTTATGTCTTTTCATCAGTGTGGTGGTAATGTTGGTGATTCCGTCAC GATACCGTTGCCTAATTGGGTTATGGAAGAGATGCACAAAGATCCTGATCTTGCATACACTGACCAATGGGGGAGAAGGAACTATGAATATGTGTCACTTTCCGCTGATACCCTTCCGGTGCTGAAGGGCCGAACTCCAGTTCAGTGTTATGCAGATTTTATGCGTGCATTTAGAGACCAGTTCAAGGGCCTCCTTGGTGACACCATTGTG GAAATCCAAGTTGGTATGGGTCCAGCAGGTGAACTCCGCTACCCTTCATATCCAGAGCAAGACGGAACATGGAGGTTCCCAGGCATTGGAGCCTTCCAGTGTTTCGACAAG TACATGGTGAGTAGCTTAAAAGCAGCCGCAGAGGCTGCAGGTAAACCCGAATGGGGCCACTCTGGCCCAACTGACGCAGGCAATTACAACAATTGGCCTGAAGACACGCAGTTTTTCCGCAAGGAAGGTGGAGGCTGGAGCAGCCCCTATGGTGAATTCTTCCTTACCTGGTATTCCCAAATGCTTCTGGACCATGGTGAAAGGATTCTCTCGTCTGCCACGTCTATTTTCAAGGACACCGGTGTCAAAATCTCTGTTAAGATTGCAGGTATTCACTGGCATTATGGGTCCCGGTCCCATGCCCCTGAGCTGACTGCCGGGTACTACAACACAAGGTTCCGTGATGGGTACCTACCGATTGCCCAAATGCTAGCCCGTCATGGAGCGATATTCAATTTCACGTGCATTGAAATGCGTGATCACGAGCAACCCCAGGATGCGTTATGTGCCCCAGAGAAGCTTGTTCGACAAGTTGCTCTTGCCACTCAAGAAGCTCAGGTTCCATTGGCCGGTGAGAACGCCTTGCCTAGATACGATGAATCTGCTCACGAGCAAATCTTGAATGCCTCGGCGTTGAATGTAGATGAAAACTCTGGGGATCGAGAAATGTGTGCATTTACTTATTTAAGGATGAATCCGGATTTGTTCCACCCCGATAACTGGAGGAAATTTGTAGGGTTTGTGAAGAAGATGAAAGAAGGGAAAGATGCAAATAAGTGCCGGGAGGAAGTTGAGCGAGAGGCGGAGCACTTTGTGCATGTAACTCAGCCGCTAGTACAAGAGGCCGCGGTTGCTCTCATGCACTAG